A single window of Usitatibacter rugosus DNA harbors:
- a CDS encoding poly(R)-hydroxyalkanoic acid synthase subunit PhaE, producing the protein MSESAPANDWFRLWTENQKNLFQAWAEGKATSFPGMPGAFPGAAPAPGVKPGAKGKAKGGTNVPPAADAMGDLMKRSMEEWAALAQEAWSQTGRFDESMMKKLFDPAEWRRAGTRFDMGLEKLTEGPTYATLYDLDRKILKAQKLWLDRTRDIEQYYEVVQGAWNRAYERFLKLLGENEGPPIKSGRALLDLWLATANSSLVEMHRSKEFLDSQRRMTRSSTEYRLAEQGIAEAFCEIHHIPTRTEMDEMQRAVTELKREVRALRRQENVRTAPARKRTKKRAASKAGD; encoded by the coding sequence GTGAGCGAGTCGGCTCCCGCCAACGACTGGTTCAGGCTCTGGACCGAGAACCAGAAGAACCTCTTCCAGGCGTGGGCCGAGGGTAAGGCGACGTCATTCCCGGGGATGCCAGGCGCATTCCCGGGCGCAGCACCCGCGCCCGGGGTGAAGCCGGGCGCGAAGGGCAAGGCCAAGGGCGGAACGAACGTTCCGCCTGCCGCCGACGCCATGGGCGACCTCATGAAGCGCTCGATGGAAGAGTGGGCGGCGCTCGCGCAGGAAGCGTGGTCGCAGACCGGCCGCTTCGACGAAAGCATGATGAAGAAGCTCTTCGATCCGGCGGAATGGCGCCGGGCGGGGACGCGCTTCGACATGGGCCTGGAGAAGCTCACCGAAGGCCCGACGTACGCCACGCTCTACGACCTCGACCGCAAGATCCTCAAGGCGCAGAAGCTCTGGCTCGACCGCACGCGCGACATCGAGCAGTACTACGAGGTCGTGCAGGGCGCGTGGAACCGCGCCTACGAACGGTTCCTGAAATTGCTGGGCGAGAACGAGGGCCCTCCGATCAAGAGCGGCCGCGCGTTGCTCGACCTCTGGCTCGCCACCGCGAACAGCTCGCTGGTCGAGATGCACCGTTCCAAGGAATTCCTCGATTCGCAGCGCCGCATGACGCGCTCCTCGACCGAGTACCGGCTTGCCGAGCAGGGCATCGCGGAGGCCTTCTGCGAGATCCACCACATCCCGACCCGCACCGAGATGGATGAGATGCAGCGTGCGGTGACGGAGTTGAAGCGCGAAGTGCGCGCGTTGCGCCGGCAGGAGAATGTGCGGACGGCTCCCGCCCGCAAGCGCACGAAG
- a CDS encoding zinc-dependent alcohol dehydrogenase family protein, with product MKIRAAVLNAIGNKGPYAQTKPLTIEEIELKPPGYGEILIKIGAAGLCHSDLSVINGDRPRPMPMALGHEAAGVVEELGPGVSDLKKGDHVVLVFVPSCGHCAPCAEGRPALCEPGAVANTAGTLLNGDRRLFRGDGTIVNHHLGCSAFATHAVVSRNSVVKVHPDLPLDEAALFGCAVLTGMGAVVNTAGVKPGHSVAVIGLGGVGLASILGAVVSGARIVAAVDLSEEKLALAKELGATHTFIASDPDLVGKFREATQGGVDFAVEMAGSPRAFDTAYKITRRGGTTLTAGLPPPTATWAMPGVNLVAEERTIKGSYIGTCVPSRDIPRYVDLYMQGRLPVNKLMSGKMPLAQINEGFDLLHDGKVVRQVIIP from the coding sequence ATGAAAATCCGTGCCGCCGTCCTGAACGCGATCGGCAACAAAGGTCCCTACGCACAGACCAAGCCGCTCACGATCGAGGAAATCGAGCTCAAGCCCCCGGGATACGGCGAAATCCTGATCAAGATCGGTGCGGCGGGTCTCTGCCACTCCGACCTTTCCGTCATCAACGGCGATCGTCCGCGCCCCATGCCGATGGCTCTCGGCCACGAGGCCGCCGGCGTCGTCGAGGAGCTGGGCCCCGGGGTTTCCGACCTCAAGAAGGGCGACCATGTCGTGCTCGTGTTCGTGCCGAGCTGCGGCCATTGCGCGCCCTGCGCCGAAGGCCGACCCGCGCTCTGCGAGCCGGGTGCCGTGGCCAACACCGCGGGCACGCTGCTGAACGGCGACCGTCGCCTCTTCCGCGGCGACGGCACGATCGTGAACCATCACCTCGGCTGCTCCGCGTTCGCGACGCATGCCGTGGTGTCGCGCAACTCCGTCGTGAAGGTGCACCCGGATCTCCCGCTCGATGAGGCCGCGCTCTTCGGCTGCGCCGTGCTGACGGGCATGGGTGCGGTCGTGAACACCGCCGGCGTGAAGCCGGGCCACAGTGTCGCCGTCATCGGCCTGGGTGGCGTGGGCCTCGCTTCGATCCTGGGCGCAGTGGTTTCCGGCGCGCGCATCGTCGCGGCCGTGGACCTCTCGGAAGAGAAGCTCGCGCTCGCGAAGGAGCTGGGTGCGACGCACACGTTCATCGCGTCGGATCCGGACCTGGTCGGCAAGTTCAGGGAAGCCACGCAGGGCGGCGTCGACTTCGCCGTCGAGATGGCCGGTTCCCCGCGCGCGTTCGACACGGCGTACAAGATCACGCGCCGCGGCGGCACGACGTTGACCGCGGGCCTTCCGCCGCCGACCGCCACGTGGGCCATGCCCGGCGTGAACCTCGTGGCCGAGGAGCGCACGATCAAGGGCAGCTACATCGGAACCTGCGTGCCGTCGCGCGACATTCCGCGCTACGTCGATCTCTACATGCAGGGACGCCTCCCGGTGAACAAGCTGATGAGCGGCAAGATGCCCCTCGCGCAGATCAACGAGGGTTTCGATCTCCTGCACGACGGCAAGGTCGTGAGGCAGGTCATCATCCCGTGA